A region of Zingiber officinale cultivar Zhangliang unplaced genomic scaffold, Zo_v1.1 ctg125, whole genome shotgun sequence DNA encodes the following proteins:
- the LOC122035892 gene encoding protein BOLA4, chloroplastic/mitochondrial-like, producing the protein MVISISSSTFSLTSHFLRRIPPVSFYCDPALSTPKILFKSSAALPLSSHRMSQTLLYLSVHSVELQSNDDCLKQRNIHKRRFSGVVQATEVSQSGSIDSPVMQVMEKKIKEQLDADVVVVKDAYGDGRHVSINVVSKAFEGQSSLNRQRMVYKAIWEELQSTVHAVDQMTTKTPTEVVAEN; encoded by the coding sequence ATGGTGATATCAATTTCTTCTTCAACCTTCTCACTCACCTCCCACTTCCTTCGGCGCATACCTCCCGTATCTTTCTATTGCGATCCTGCTCTTTCAACACCAAAAATACTCTTCAAATCTTCAGCAGCTTTACCCCTCTCCAGTCATCGAATGAGCCAGACCTTGCTGTACCTCTCCGTCCACTCCGTCGAGCTTCAGAGCAATGATGATTGCTTGAAACAAAGAAACATTCACAAGAGGAGGTTCAGCGGAGTAGTGCAAGCCACAGAAGTGTCCCAATCTGGCTCCATTGACTCCCCGGTGATGCAGGTCATGGAGAAGAAGATCAAGGAGCAACTAGATGCAGATGTTGTCGTCGTGAAGGATGCCTATGGAGATGGACGACATGTAAGCATCAATGTTGTCTCAAAGGCATTTGAAGGACAGTCCTCCTTGAACAGGCAGAGGATGGTGTACAAAGCCATATGGGAGGAGCTTCAGAGCACTGTCCATGCTGTTGATCAAATGACCACAAAAACTCCTACTGAAGTTGTTGCAGAAAACTGA
- the LOC122035891 gene encoding B2 protein-like isoform X2, with amino-acid sequence MDSLWKLGDEFRGQTKNSEDYQWSVMTSKLAELTRSKVGRQNNLDYPKNVIEAKAYNKVEYHEDNKLDSINLGLMNLDLKINDAPVKSLFHGAYSMSNAYQKNNANEINSFKLDYINNNCNNNAIVDKRFKTLPSTEMLPRNEILGGYIFVCNNDTMQDDLKRQLFGLPPRYRDSVRAITPGLPLFLYNYTTHQLHGIFEAASFGGSNIDPTAWEDKKCKGVSRFPAQVRIRVRKLCKALEEDAFRPVLYHYDGPKFRLELSISETLQLLDLCEKEGHIRL; translated from the exons ATGGATAGCCTCTGGAAATTGGGAGATGAATTCCGAGGTCAAACAAAAAATTCAGAGGATTATCAATGGTCTGTTATGACCTCCAAGCTGGCTGAACTGACAAGGTCAAAAGTTGGCCGCCAAAATAATTTGGACTACCCGAAAAATGTTATTGAAGCTAAAGCATACAACAAGGTTGAGTACCATGAGGATAACAAACTCGATAGCATCAATCTTGGACTTATGAATCTGGATCTGAAGATAAATGATGCTCCTGTGAAGAGTCTCTTCCATGGTGCTTATAGCATGAGCAATGCGTACCAGAAAAACAATGCTAACGAGATCAATAGCTTCAAGTTGGACTATATTAACAA CAACTGCAACAACAATGCTATTGTTGACAAGAGGTTTAAGACATTACCCTCAACAGAGATGCTCCCAAGAAATGAAATTCTTGGTGGTTATATCTTTGTTTGCAACAATGATACTATGCAAGATGATCTCAAACGACAACTTTTCG GATTACCTCCTAGATACCGTGACTCAGTCCGTGCCATTACTCCAGGATTGCCACTCTTTCTCTACAATTATACCACTCACCAATTGCACGGGATATTTGAG GCTGCGAGTTTTGGGGGCTCTAACATTGATCCAACAGCTTGGGAGGACAAAAAGTGCAAAGGCGTTTCCAGGTTTCCTGCACAG GTGAGGATTCGTGTTAGAAAGCTTTGTAAGGCTCTTGAAGAAGATGCATTTCGGCCAGTTTTATATCACTATGATGGCCCAAAGTTTCGCCTTGAACTCTCTATCTCTGAG ACTTTGCAGCTGTTGGACTTGTGTGAGAAAGAGGGGCATATAAGGCTCTAG
- the LOC122035891 gene encoding B2 protein-like isoform X1, giving the protein MDSLWKLGDEFRGQTKNSEDYQWSVMTSKLAELTRSKVGRQNNLDYPKNVIEAKAYNKVEYHEDNKLDSINLGLMNLDLKINDAPVKSLFHGAYSMSNAYQKNNANEINSFKLDYINKYAKNSANKEVNYNKNDTNTYSNINGNSNCNNNAIVDKRFKTLPSTEMLPRNEILGGYIFVCNNDTMQDDLKRQLFGLPPRYRDSVRAITPGLPLFLYNYTTHQLHGIFEAASFGGSNIDPTAWEDKKCKGVSRFPAQVRIRVRKLCKALEEDAFRPVLYHYDGPKFRLELSISETLQLLDLCEKEGHIRL; this is encoded by the exons ATGGATAGCCTCTGGAAATTGGGAGATGAATTCCGAGGTCAAACAAAAAATTCAGAGGATTATCAATGGTCTGTTATGACCTCCAAGCTGGCTGAACTGACAAGGTCAAAAGTTGGCCGCCAAAATAATTTGGACTACCCGAAAAATGTTATTGAAGCTAAAGCATACAACAAGGTTGAGTACCATGAGGATAACAAACTCGATAGCATCAATCTTGGACTTATGAATCTGGATCTGAAGATAAATGATGCTCCTGTGAAGAGTCTCTTCCATGGTGCTTATAGCATGAGCAATGCGTACCAGAAAAACAATGCTAACGAGATCAATAGCTTCAAGTTGGACTATATTAACAAGTATGCTAAGAACTCTGCCAACAAAGAAGTCAACTACAATAAGAATGATACTAACACTTACAGCAACATCAATGGCAACAGCAACTGCAACAACAATGCTATTGTTGACAAGAGGTTTAAGACATTACCCTCAACAGAGATGCTCCCAAGAAATGAAATTCTTGGTGGTTATATCTTTGTTTGCAACAATGATACTATGCAAGATGATCTCAAACGACAACTTTTCG GATTACCTCCTAGATACCGTGACTCAGTCCGTGCCATTACTCCAGGATTGCCACTCTTTCTCTACAATTATACCACTCACCAATTGCACGGGATATTTGAG GCTGCGAGTTTTGGGGGCTCTAACATTGATCCAACAGCTTGGGAGGACAAAAAGTGCAAAGGCGTTTCCAGGTTTCCTGCACAG GTGAGGATTCGTGTTAGAAAGCTTTGTAAGGCTCTTGAAGAAGATGCATTTCGGCCAGTTTTATATCACTATGATGGCCCAAAGTTTCGCCTTGAACTCTCTATCTCTGAG ACTTTGCAGCTGTTGGACTTGTGTGAGAAAGAGGGGCATATAAGGCTCTAG
- the LOC122035906 gene encoding probable protein S-acyltransferase 14 isoform X2, giving the protein MRSGAVVMAWNVFKFCTALRALGSLMILVVLGVVGASYYAVVVSNYGPALFAGGFSSLRSLAVLVPFHILLGLLLWAYFSVVLTDPGSVPSNWKPAVDEEIAETAPLTGTEFSGNILNLQQPGSLTDTGSPKIRYCRKCNQLKPPRCHHCSVCGRCVLKMDHHCVWVVNCVGALNYKFFLLFLFYTFLETSLVTLSLFPHFIAFFKDVEIPGTPGTLATTFLAFVLNLAFALSVMGFLIMHVSLVMKNTTTIEAYEKKTTPNWEYDLGRKKNFEQVFGTDKKYWFIPAYSEEDLRRMPALQGFEYPTKSYLDTH; this is encoded by the exons ATGAGATCTGGGGCTGTCGTCATGGCGTGGAACGTCTTCAAGTTCTGTACCGCGCTGCGGGCTCTCGGTTCGCTCATGATCCTCGTCGTCCTCGGCGTCGTAGGCGCAAGCTATTATGCCGTCGTCGTCTCCAACTACGGGCCGGCCCTCTTCGCCGGAGGTTTCAGCTCACTTCGATCTCTTGCTGTCTTGGTCCCTTTCCATATCCTG TTGGGATTACTTCTGTGGGCCTATTTCTCCGTGGTACTTACAGACCCTGGCAGTGTGCCCTCAAATTGGAAGCCCGCTGTAGATGAGGAGATTGCTGAAACTGCTCCGTTAACTGGCACAGAGTTCAGTGGCAATATTCTAAATTTGCAACAACCTGGATCTCTTACAGACACAGGAAGTCCAAAAATAAGATACTGCAGGAAGTGCAATCAGTTGAAACCACCTCGCTGCCATCACTGTTCTGTTT GTGGTAGATGTGTACTTAAGATGGATCACCATTGTGTGTGGGTCGTCAATTGTGTGGGGGCTTTAAACTATAAATTCTTTCTACTTTTTCTG TTTTACACATTTCTTGAGACATCTCTTGTCACCCTTTCACTCTTTCCCCATTTTATTGCTTTCTTTAAAGATGTGGAGATACCCGGGACACCAGGAACACTCGCAACTACTTTTCTCGCATTTG TATTGAATCTGGCATTTGCATTAAGTGTCATGGGATTTCTGATCATGCACGTCTCTTTAGTAATGAAGAATACAACAACAATTGAG GCATATGAGAAAAAAACAACTCCAAATTGGGAGTATGATCTTGGCCGAAAGAAGAATTTCGAACAG GTATTTGGAACCGACAAGAAATACTGGTTCATTCCTGCATACTCAGAGGAGGATTTGCGACGAATGCCTGCTCTGCAAGGATTTGAATACCCCACCAAATCATATCTGGATACACATTAG
- the LOC122035906 gene encoding probable protein S-acyltransferase 14 isoform X1, with the protein MRSGAVVMAWNVFKFCTALRALGSLMILVVLGVVGASYYAVVVSNYGPALFAGGFSSLRSLAVLVPFHILLGLLLWAYFSVVLTDPGSVPSNWKPAVDEEIAETAPLTGTEFSGNILNLQQPGSLTDTGSPKIRYCRKCNQLKPPRCHHCSVCGRCVLKMDHHCVWVVNCVGALNYKFFLLFLFYTFLETSLVTLSLFPHFIAFFKDVEIPGTPGTLATTFLAFVLNLAFALSVMGFLIMHVSLVMKNTTTIEAYEKKTTPNWEYDLGRKKNFEQVFIYQLIWMMYCFGIWNRQEILVHSCILRGGFATNACSARI; encoded by the exons ATGAGATCTGGGGCTGTCGTCATGGCGTGGAACGTCTTCAAGTTCTGTACCGCGCTGCGGGCTCTCGGTTCGCTCATGATCCTCGTCGTCCTCGGCGTCGTAGGCGCAAGCTATTATGCCGTCGTCGTCTCCAACTACGGGCCGGCCCTCTTCGCCGGAGGTTTCAGCTCACTTCGATCTCTTGCTGTCTTGGTCCCTTTCCATATCCTG TTGGGATTACTTCTGTGGGCCTATTTCTCCGTGGTACTTACAGACCCTGGCAGTGTGCCCTCAAATTGGAAGCCCGCTGTAGATGAGGAGATTGCTGAAACTGCTCCGTTAACTGGCACAGAGTTCAGTGGCAATATTCTAAATTTGCAACAACCTGGATCTCTTACAGACACAGGAAGTCCAAAAATAAGATACTGCAGGAAGTGCAATCAGTTGAAACCACCTCGCTGCCATCACTGTTCTGTTT GTGGTAGATGTGTACTTAAGATGGATCACCATTGTGTGTGGGTCGTCAATTGTGTGGGGGCTTTAAACTATAAATTCTTTCTACTTTTTCTG TTTTACACATTTCTTGAGACATCTCTTGTCACCCTTTCACTCTTTCCCCATTTTATTGCTTTCTTTAAAGATGTGGAGATACCCGGGACACCAGGAACACTCGCAACTACTTTTCTCGCATTTG TATTGAATCTGGCATTTGCATTAAGTGTCATGGGATTTCTGATCATGCACGTCTCTTTAGTAATGAAGAATACAACAACAATTGAG GCATATGAGAAAAAAACAACTCCAAATTGGGAGTATGATCTTGGCCGAAAGAAGAATTTCGAACAG GTCTTCATTTACCAATTGATCTGGATGATGTATTGTTTCG GTATTTGGAACCGACAAGAAATACTGGTTCATTCCTGCATACTCAGAGGAGGATTTGCGACGAATGCCTGCTCTGCAAGGATTTGA
- the LOC122035894 gene encoding tubulin alpha-3 chain translates to MREIISIHIGQAGIQVGNACWELYCLEHGIQPDGIMPSDSTVGMACDAFNTFFSETGAGKHVPRAIFVDLEPTVIDEVRTGTYRQLFHPEQLISGKEDAANNFARGHYTVGKEIVDLCLDRVRKLADNCTGLQGFLVFNAVGGGTGSGLGSLLLERLSVDYGKKSKLGFTIYPSPQVSTAVVEPYNSVLSTHSLLEHTDVAVLLDNEAIYDICRRSLDIERPTYTNLNRLISQVISSLTTSLRFDGAINVDITEFQTNLVPYPRIHFMLSSYAPVISAEKAYHEQLSVPEITNAVFEPSSMMAKCDPRHGKYMACCLMYRGDVVPKDVNAAVATIKTKRTVQFVDWCPTGFKCGINYQPPTVVPGGDLAKVQRAVCMISNNTAVAEVFSRIDHKFDLMYAKRAFVHWYVGEGMEEGEFSEAREDLAALEKDYEEVGAEGADEDGEEPEDY, encoded by the exons ATGAGGGAGATCATCAGCATTCACATTGGACAGGCCGGGATCCAGGTTGGGAATGCCTGTTGGGAGTTGTACTGTCTCGAGCATGGCATCCAGCCCGACGGTATAATGCCCAG TGATAGCACAGTTGGAATGGCTTGCGATGCCTTCAATACGTTCTTCAGTGAAACTGGTGCTGGAAAGCATGTACCTCGAGCCATCTTTGTGGATCTAGAGCCAACTGTCATTGACGAAGTTAGAACTGGAACTTATCGACAGCTCTTCCATCCCGAGCAGCTCATCTCTGGGAAGGAAGATGCTGCAAATAACTTTGCCCGGGGTCATTACACAG TGGGGAAGGAAATCGTAGATCTCTGTCTAGATCGCGTCAGGAAACTCGCTGACAACTGCACTGGTCTGCAAGGGTTTTTAGTCTTCAATGCTGTTGGTGGAGGTACTGGATCTGGTTTGGGATCTTTGCTCTTGGAGAGACTCTCTGTTGATTATGGCAAGAAGTCGAAGCTTGGGTTCACCATCTATCCTTCTCCTCAG GTCTCTACGGCGGTTGTGGAACCATATAACAGTGTCCTTTCAACTCATTCTTTGCTTGAGCACACTGATGTTGCTGTGCTTTTAGACAATGAGGCCATCTACGATATCTGCCGAAGGTCTTTAGATATTGAGCGTCCTACTTATACCAACCTCAACAGATTGATTTCTCAGGTCATATCTTCCTTGACCACATCTCTAAGATTTGATGGAGCAATTAATGTGGACATCACGGAGTTCCAAACTAATCTTGTCCCATACCCTAGAATTCACTTCATGCTCTCCTCGTATGCCCCGGTTATTTCAGCTGAGAAAGCATACCATGAGCAATTGTCGGTTCCTGAAATCACAAATGCGGTGTTCGAACCATCCAGTATGATGGCTAAATGTGACCCAAGACATGGAAAATACATGGCTTGTTGTTTGATGTACCGTGGAGATGTTGTGCCTAAGGATGTCAATGCTGCCGTTGCAACCATTAAAACTAAAAGAACTGTCCAGTTTGTGGACTG GTGCCCTACTGGTTTCAAGTGCGGTATTAACTATCAGCCGCCGACTGTGGTGCCTGGAGGTGACCTGGCCAAGGTTCAGCGCGCCGTATGCATGATCAGTAACAACACTGCTGTTGCTGAAGTGTTCTCGAGAATTGACCACAAGTTTGATCTCATGTACGCCAAGCGAGCCTTTGTCCACTGGTACGTCGGCGAAGGAATGGAAGAAGGTGAGTTCTCCGAAGCACGAGAGGATTTGGCTGCTCTCGAGAAGGACTATGAGGAGGTCGGTGCTGAAGGTGCAGACGAAGATGGTGAAGAGCCTGAAGATTACTAA